A window of Novipirellula caenicola contains these coding sequences:
- a CDS encoding MBL fold metallo-hydrolase: MSTFLSTFNRREVLQHAGAIGLGTALLTKFGTIAQAGESSDATQPPSHLVLETIKAGGLSHYSYFIGDKTAGVAVVIDPRRDVQVYLDLAEKHGMTITHAVETHVHADFVSGSRELADRTGTARIVASIEGDPGYGFKLDRPLRDGDQLTVGSIQLRGIHTPGHTPEHMSYLASSKDTGKAWGLFTGDFLFVGSVGRPDLMGVKNTDSLAKSLYQSVQNAYAQLPGELTIYPAHGPGSPCGAGIKAPEGDPTLAKERQGNPYWRMNDEAMFIEALLSAQPPVPYYWPRMKEINLAGPEILGGTPHVQRLKPDAFDRELRSNDMQLLDLRLMQAFAGGHIRGAMNIGYNEVLSMWGGWMLDPDRPIAIVKPAEGNFEDPLDWLSRVGLTNVKVALDGDMKAWINSGREFDSFQTMSVHDVKRQFPTDQMTLLDVRQPSEWDMGHIPGAKYMFLPEIPKRISELDQRKPVIVYCGNGYRASVAVSVLRANGFDARTVPGSWDAWTAAGYKAMKPAKPGKASDTTRTA, from the coding sequence ATGAGCACATTCTTGAGCACATTCAATCGACGCGAAGTCCTTCAGCACGCCGGCGCGATCGGGCTGGGAACGGCCTTGCTGACCAAATTCGGAACGATCGCCCAGGCTGGCGAGAGCTCCGACGCCACCCAGCCACCCTCGCATCTCGTGCTGGAGACGATCAAAGCCGGCGGCTTGTCACACTATTCGTATTTCATCGGTGACAAAACCGCGGGCGTGGCCGTCGTGATCGATCCACGACGCGATGTTCAGGTCTATTTGGATCTGGCGGAAAAACATGGCATGACGATCACCCATGCGGTGGAAACACATGTGCATGCCGACTTTGTGTCGGGATCACGAGAGCTTGCCGATCGTACAGGCACGGCGCGGATCGTGGCCAGTATCGAAGGCGATCCAGGGTATGGATTCAAGCTCGATCGGCCTCTGCGTGACGGTGACCAATTGACCGTCGGCAGCATTCAATTGCGTGGTATTCATACTCCGGGGCACACGCCTGAGCACATGTCCTATTTGGCATCGTCCAAAGACACGGGCAAGGCATGGGGGTTGTTCACCGGCGACTTTTTATTCGTCGGCAGCGTCGGACGCCCTGATTTGATGGGGGTGAAAAATACCGATTCGCTCGCTAAATCGCTCTACCAATCGGTCCAGAATGCCTACGCTCAATTGCCTGGCGAACTGACAATCTATCCCGCCCATGGTCCAGGGTCTCCGTGTGGTGCCGGAATCAAAGCACCCGAAGGGGATCCCACGCTTGCCAAAGAGCGGCAAGGCAATCCGTATTGGCGGATGAATGACGAAGCGATGTTCATCGAAGCGCTGCTAAGTGCCCAGCCGCCCGTGCCGTATTACTGGCCGCGAATGAAGGAAATCAATTTAGCTGGCCCTGAAATTTTAGGAGGAACGCCACACGTCCAGCGGCTGAAGCCCGATGCCTTTGATAGAGAGCTACGTTCCAACGACATGCAACTACTGGACCTCCGTTTGATGCAAGCCTTTGCCGGCGGCCACATTCGCGGTGCGATGAACATTGGTTACAACGAAGTGCTGTCGATGTGGGGAGGCTGGATGCTCGATCCGGATCGCCCGATCGCGATTGTCAAACCGGCCGAAGGGAATTTTGAAGATCCGTTGGATTGGCTATCGCGTGTCGGGCTGACCAATGTCAAAGTCGCACTTGATGGCGACATGAAAGCGTGGATCAATTCGGGACGCGAATTCGATTCGTTCCAAACGATGTCGGTGCATGACGTGAAGCGGCAATTTCCGACCGACCAAATGACGCTGCTGGATGTGCGTCAGCCGTCCGAATGGGACATGGGCCACATACCCGGAGCGAAGTACATGTTCTTGCCTGAAATTCCCAAGCGAATCAGTGAGCTGGATCAACGCAAGCCGGTGATCGTGTACTGCGGCAACGGTTACCGCGCCAGTGTGGCTGTGAGCGTACTGCGCGCGAATGGCTTTGACGCGCGGACCGTTCCAGGGTCTTGGGACGCATGGACTGCGGCTGGTTACAAAGCGATGAAACCCGCGAAGCCCGGCAAGGCGAGCGATACAACGCGAACAGCCTAG
- the gltB gene encoding glutamate synthase large subunit, whose product MTLQPENKNSSLNHLIQPTQTAPETGAEKAIAEFHLPPAQGLYDPNHEKDSCGVGFIAHIKGKPSHQIVLDADQILQAMDHRGACGCEPNTGDGSGIMCGLPHAFLKKVAKRDLGVDLPAAGQFAAGLVFLPKDEAERKYCKETVEKLIAQTGQKLIGWRDVPQMTDAADVGPTARRSEPVIEQLFVGASDGLSDDAFDRKLYMIHKQASKLRADESLKQAMMFYVCSLSTKVIIYKGMLTPAQVLPYYPDLQDEDFETHLAMVHSRFSTNTFPSWDRAQPLRFMSHNGEINTLRGNSNWMRARQGSAKSELFGDDLQKLFPVVEPHCSDSGTFDNVLEFLLMNGRTLQEAIMMMVPEAWQKHETMPEDKRAFYEYFSCLMEPWDGPASIAFTDGHYIGATLDRNGLRPSRYYITHDDRVIMASEVGVLPVDPAIVKEKGRLQPGKMFLVDFAEGRLIPDEELKSSFAKKMPYGDWLKENRIRLADLHPESEPHGFDSKTLLPRMQAFGYTIETINFMLRPLVEQLRDPVGSMGNDSALACLSDKPRMIYDYFKQLFAQVTNPAIDSIREEVIMSLECYIGPEQNLLDASPEHCHRLLVEHPILTNEEIAALKHINYEGWHSRVIDITFDRSEGKAGLQATLERIAKEAEEAADEGIQLVVLSDRQISHDRVPVSALLAVGAVHHHLVKQAKRTRIGLVIETGEAREVHHHCLLIGYGADAINPYLAFEALWQARRDGLMDSTLDDDKIVAAYRKGVAKGMLKVMAKMGISTLQSYKGAQIFEALGLKDEIIANCFVGTASRIQGVSFDVLAEETLRRHRLGYPDRNVDRQAQLPNMGEYHWRAEGEKHAWDPQSIATLQVAARTNNEDAYWKFAHGVNEDNRKRCALRGLLGFKEGVAGEAIPLDEVQPASEIVKRFCTGAMSFGSISAESHETLAIAMNRLGGKSNTGEGGEDPVRFHPMDNGDSKRSAIKQIASGRFGVTIEYLTNADELQIKISQGAKPGEGGELPGKKVDKNIARIRYSTPGVGLISPPPHHDIYSIEDLAQLIHDLKNANRAARISVKLVSEVGVGVIASGVAKAHADHILIAGDTGGTGASPLTSIKHAGLPWELGIAETHQVLVLNDLRSRVVLQTDGGLKTGRDVVIAALLGAEEFGFATAPLITLGCIMMRKCHLNTCPVGIATQDPELRAKFTGKPEHVVNYLFMVAEEARRIMAKLGFRTIDEMIGRTDCLKTEEAIRHWKMDGLDLTPILQPANKPHPNVDVRCTRAQDHGLDKSLDMTVLLEAAMPALENGTKVTIESPIININRTVGTILSNEVAKRYGQAGLPDGTIHIKLTGSAGQSLGAFLSHGITIELDGDANDYVGKGLSGGRVVVYPPKQSSFVAEDNILVGNVCLYGATGGEAFLRGRAAERFAVRNSGAKTVVEGVGDHGCEYMTGGRVVVLGTTGRNFAAGMSGGIAYVWDKKGDFNLNCNLATVELESIEGDEEQAEVKELIQLHYDYTGSAMAKQALEDWDTFVAQCVKVMPRDYKRVLQEMKAQTAASAS is encoded by the coding sequence ATGACGCTTCAACCCGAAAACAAGAATTCATCTCTGAATCATTTAATCCAACCAACGCAGACGGCTCCGGAAACCGGTGCCGAGAAAGCGATTGCCGAATTCCATTTGCCGCCGGCACAAGGCTTGTACGACCCGAACCACGAGAAGGATTCGTGTGGCGTGGGTTTCATCGCGCACATCAAAGGCAAACCGAGCCACCAAATCGTCTTGGACGCCGACCAAATCCTGCAAGCGATGGACCATCGTGGTGCATGCGGTTGTGAGCCCAACACCGGTGACGGCTCGGGCATCATGTGTGGATTACCACACGCCTTTTTGAAGAAGGTTGCCAAGCGAGACCTCGGTGTCGATTTGCCCGCGGCGGGCCAATTCGCTGCCGGTTTGGTATTCCTGCCCAAAGACGAAGCCGAGCGAAAATACTGCAAAGAAACCGTCGAAAAATTGATTGCCCAAACGGGCCAAAAATTGATCGGTTGGCGTGACGTTCCGCAAATGACCGACGCCGCCGACGTCGGTCCGACCGCGCGTCGTAGCGAGCCAGTGATCGAACAATTGTTCGTCGGCGCCAGCGATGGACTGAGCGACGACGCCTTTGATCGCAAGCTGTACATGATCCACAAGCAGGCCAGCAAGCTCCGCGCCGACGAATCGCTCAAGCAAGCGATGATGTTCTACGTTTGTTCGCTGAGCACGAAAGTGATTATCTACAAGGGCATGCTCACTCCGGCCCAAGTGCTGCCTTATTATCCCGATTTGCAAGACGAAGATTTCGAAACCCATTTGGCGATGGTTCACAGCCGGTTTTCGACCAACACGTTCCCCAGTTGGGACCGTGCTCAACCGCTGCGTTTCATGAGCCATAACGGCGAAATCAATACACTTCGCGGCAACTCGAATTGGATGCGTGCTCGCCAAGGTTCGGCCAAGAGCGAATTGTTCGGTGACGATCTGCAGAAGCTATTCCCAGTGGTCGAACCTCACTGCAGCGACTCGGGAACCTTCGACAACGTGCTCGAGTTCTTGTTGATGAACGGCCGCACGCTGCAAGAAGCGATCATGATGATGGTCCCTGAAGCGTGGCAAAAACACGAAACCATGCCCGAAGACAAACGTGCTTTCTACGAGTACTTCTCGTGCTTGATGGAACCTTGGGATGGTCCGGCCTCGATCGCGTTTACCGATGGTCATTACATCGGTGCGACGTTGGACCGAAACGGGCTGCGTCCGAGCCGCTATTACATCACTCACGATGACCGCGTCATCATGGCCAGCGAAGTGGGCGTGTTGCCGGTCGATCCTGCGATCGTCAAAGAAAAAGGGCGTTTGCAACCGGGCAAGATGTTCTTGGTTGATTTTGCCGAGGGCCGCTTGATCCCGGACGAAGAACTCAAAAGCTCGTTCGCCAAAAAGATGCCCTACGGGGATTGGCTGAAAGAAAACCGCATTCGGTTGGCGGACTTGCATCCCGAATCCGAACCGCATGGTTTCGACAGCAAGACATTGCTGCCTCGGATGCAAGCGTTCGGCTACACCATTGAAACGATCAACTTCATGCTGCGGCCGTTGGTCGAACAACTGCGTGACCCTGTCGGATCGATGGGCAACGACAGTGCGTTGGCTTGTCTAAGCGACAAGCCGCGAATGATCTACGACTATTTCAAGCAGTTGTTTGCTCAGGTCACCAACCCTGCGATCGATTCGATTCGCGAAGAGGTGATCATGTCGCTCGAGTGCTACATCGGTCCCGAGCAAAACTTGTTGGACGCAAGCCCTGAACATTGCCATCGCTTGCTCGTTGAACATCCGATTTTGACCAACGAAGAAATCGCAGCGCTGAAGCACATCAATTACGAAGGCTGGCATAGCCGCGTGATTGACATCACGTTTGACCGCAGCGAAGGCAAGGCGGGACTGCAAGCAACGCTCGAGCGGATCGCCAAGGAAGCCGAAGAGGCGGCCGACGAAGGCATCCAATTGGTGGTATTGAGCGATCGTCAGATCAGCCACGACCGTGTCCCGGTTAGCGCCCTGTTGGCCGTCGGTGCGGTTCACCACCACCTTGTCAAACAAGCCAAACGAACCCGTATCGGTTTGGTGATCGAGACCGGCGAAGCACGCGAGGTGCATCATCACTGCTTGTTGATCGGCTACGGTGCCGACGCGATCAACCCTTACTTGGCGTTCGAAGCATTGTGGCAAGCTCGCCGCGATGGTTTGATGGATTCGACGCTGGACGACGACAAGATTGTCGCGGCGTACCGCAAGGGTGTTGCTAAAGGCATGCTCAAGGTCATGGCGAAGATGGGGATCAGCACGCTGCAAAGTTACAAGGGTGCTCAGATCTTCGAGGCGCTTGGTTTGAAGGACGAGATCATTGCCAACTGCTTCGTCGGAACGGCCAGCCGAATTCAAGGGGTTTCGTTCGACGTGCTTGCCGAAGAAACGCTCCGCCGCCACCGCTTGGGTTATCCCGATCGAAACGTCGATCGCCAAGCCCAGCTGCCCAACATGGGCGAATACCACTGGCGTGCCGAAGGCGAAAAACACGCTTGGGACCCTCAGTCGATCGCGACACTGCAGGTTGCTGCGAGAACCAACAACGAAGATGCCTATTGGAAATTCGCTCATGGCGTCAACGAAGACAATCGCAAACGTTGTGCGCTGCGTGGATTGCTCGGTTTCAAAGAAGGCGTTGCTGGTGAAGCGATTCCACTGGATGAAGTCCAACCGGCGAGCGAAATTGTCAAACGATTCTGCACCGGCGCAATGAGCTTCGGCAGCATAAGTGCCGAATCACACGAAACGCTGGCGATCGCAATGAATCGTCTTGGCGGCAAGAGCAACACCGGCGAAGGGGGGGAAGACCCTGTTCGGTTCCATCCAATGGATAACGGCGATTCAAAGCGGTCGGCGATCAAGCAGATCGCATCGGGACGTTTCGGTGTGACGATCGAGTACTTGACCAACGCCGACGAATTGCAAATCAAGATTTCGCAAGGGGCGAAGCCAGGCGAAGGGGGTGAATTGCCGGGCAAGAAGGTCGACAAGAACATCGCCCGGATTCGCTACAGCACGCCGGGCGTCGGTTTGATCAGCCCGCCGCCTCACCATGATATTTATTCGATCGAGGACTTGGCTCAGCTGATCCACGATTTGAAGAACGCCAACCGTGCCGCTCGGATCAGTGTCAAACTGGTCAGCGAAGTGGGCGTTGGGGTGATTGCATCGGGTGTGGCCAAGGCACACGCCGACCACATCCTGATCGCTGGCGACACCGGCGGAACGGGTGCTTCACCGCTGACCAGTATCAAACACGCTGGTTTGCCATGGGAACTTGGTATCGCGGAAACGCATCAGGTCCTGGTGCTGAACGATTTGCGAAGCCGCGTGGTACTGCAAACCGACGGTGGACTGAAAACCGGTCGCGACGTCGTCATCGCGGCGCTGCTGGGTGCCGAAGAGTTTGGCTTTGCCACCGCGCCGTTGATTACGCTCGGATGCATCATGATGCGTAAGTGTCATCTGAACACGTGTCCCGTGGGTATCGCGACTCAGGACCCTGAATTGCGAGCCAAATTCACTGGCAAACCTGAGCATGTCGTTAACTACTTGTTCATGGTGGCCGAGGAAGCTCGCCGCATCATGGCGAAGCTCGGGTTCCGCACGATCGACGAAATGATCGGACGCACCGACTGTTTGAAGACCGAAGAAGCGATTCGCCACTGGAAGATGGACGGTCTCGATTTGACTCCGATCTTGCAACCAGCGAACAAGCCTCATCCCAATGTCGACGTCCGCTGCACGCGTGCTCAAGACCACGGATTGGACAAATCGTTGGACATGACGGTGTTGTTGGAAGCCGCGATGCCGGCACTCGAAAACGGAACGAAGGTGACGATCGAATCGCCGATCATCAACATCAACCGCACCGTCGGCACGATCCTCAGCAACGAAGTGGCCAAGCGATACGGTCAAGCGGGACTTCCCGATGGCACGATCCACATCAAGTTGACCGGATCGGCAGGGCAAAGCTTGGGTGCGTTCTTGTCACACGGAATCACGATCGAACTCGATGGTGATGCCAACGATTACGTCGGCAAGGGACTCTCGGGCGGTCGCGTTGTGGTTTACCCACCGAAACAAAGCAGTTTTGTCGCCGAGGACAACATCCTTGTCGGCAATGTCTGTTTGTACGGGGCGACCGGCGGCGAAGCGTTCTTGCGAGGACGTGCGGCCGAGCGTTTTGCGGTTCGCAACAGCGGTGCCAAAACCGTTGTCGAAGGTGTCGGCGACCATGGTTGTGAATACATGACCGGCGGCCGCGTGGTGGTGCTGGGAACGACCGGGCGAAACTTTGCAGCCGGGATGTCCGGAGGAATCGCCTATGTCTGGGACAAGAAGGGCGACTTCAACCTGAACTGTAACCTTGCCACCGTCGAACTCGAATCAATCGAAGGGGACGAGGAACAGGCCGAGGTCAAGGAGTTGATCCAATTGCATTACGACTACACCGGCAGTGCGATGGCCAAGCAAGCCCTCGAGGATTGGGATACCTTTGTCGCCCAGTGCGTCAAGGTAATGCCGCGAGACTACAAACGCGTCTTGCAAGAAATGAAGGCTCAAACCGCTGCTTCGGCATCGTAA
- a CDS encoding bifunctional metallophosphatase/5'-nucleotidase, whose product MTAIVGCLATTLSASAANSIPANGAEPNAKKFSIAFVNDIHAQLEPHPELFWRDDHSKRVHNAGGLSRIATAFKQLEAERPHGMLKIDGGDTFQGSGPGAWTQGEVMVRPLNALGLDVAVPGNWSVAYGAKQLQSLSEKVNYPIIAANIFDQKTGDRSFQPYLVKEVNGLKIGLLGFTDPDVPTRQPPHMSKGLNFQAAKVLQPLIDELRNEEKVDVVVLITHIGLHKAVPLTRQLRGVDISLSADTHERTYEPIEVGDVWVVEAGAFGSLVGVMDITMSGGKIVDRQWELIELREDKFAEDEHVKGIVDEVLAPHRERMNREIGHTDIWLERYNVMSTSMDRLIADAVKESAGTDIALSNGFRFSPPTAPGPITEADLWNWLPLNLEIKVGKAYGKQLIDYWENEFENVFSRNPSRLYGGWLARPSTNMDVQFDSTAKANERLRSLEIDGEPVGPDKSYSLAAGARDGQPADQIHRVKRCHVTKQIGLTTHDAVRHYLAQRGDVTETGKPPVQCVVRPDVLRSQYLAFIKERQQEREAEMQGADSPADPKTSISPSVDSNEKEPHEKEMNDE is encoded by the coding sequence ATGACTGCCATTGTCGGATGTTTGGCGACAACATTGTCGGCGTCCGCTGCAAACAGCATCCCCGCAAACGGTGCAGAACCGAACGCCAAAAAGTTCTCGATCGCCTTTGTCAATGACATTCATGCACAACTGGAACCGCACCCCGAGTTGTTTTGGCGAGACGACCATTCCAAGCGTGTTCACAACGCGGGCGGGCTGAGCCGGATCGCCACCGCGTTCAAGCAACTCGAAGCCGAGCGTCCCCACGGGATGCTGAAAATTGATGGTGGAGACACCTTCCAGGGCAGCGGTCCCGGTGCGTGGACCCAGGGCGAAGTCATGGTGCGACCGCTGAATGCACTTGGATTGGACGTCGCGGTCCCTGGCAATTGGTCGGTGGCCTACGGAGCAAAACAGTTGCAATCGCTCAGCGAAAAAGTCAATTATCCGATCATTGCTGCCAACATCTTTGACCAGAAAACGGGCGACAGGTCCTTTCAGCCTTATCTGGTCAAGGAAGTCAATGGATTGAAGATTGGTTTGCTTGGGTTTACCGATCCCGATGTTCCAACGCGACAACCGCCGCACATGAGTAAAGGGCTCAATTTCCAAGCCGCCAAGGTGCTGCAGCCGCTGATTGACGAACTTCGCAACGAGGAAAAAGTCGATGTAGTGGTGTTGATCACTCACATTGGTTTGCACAAAGCCGTTCCGCTGACGCGTCAGCTTCGCGGTGTCGACATTTCGCTTTCGGCGGACACTCACGAACGCACTTACGAACCGATCGAAGTGGGGGATGTTTGGGTGGTCGAAGCCGGTGCATTCGGTTCGCTCGTTGGCGTGATGGACATCACGATGTCCGGCGGCAAGATCGTTGATCGGCAATGGGAATTGATCGAGCTACGCGAAGATAAGTTCGCCGAAGACGAACATGTCAAAGGGATCGTCGACGAAGTGCTTGCCCCGCATCGCGAGCGAATGAATCGCGAGATCGGTCATACCGATATCTGGCTTGAACGTTACAACGTCATGAGCACGTCGATGGACCGTTTGATTGCTGACGCGGTAAAGGAATCAGCCGGCACCGATATCGCGTTGAGCAACGGTTTTCGCTTCTCGCCGCCCACCGCTCCCGGCCCTATCACCGAGGCCGACTTGTGGAATTGGTTGCCATTGAATTTGGAGATCAAAGTGGGCAAAGCCTACGGAAAACAGTTGATCGACTATTGGGAAAACGAATTTGAAAACGTCTTCTCTCGCAATCCGTCTCGGCTGTATGGCGGTTGGTTGGCGAGACCTTCGACCAACATGGACGTGCAGTTTGATTCCACCGCCAAGGCCAACGAGCGACTTCGAAGTCTGGAGATCGACGGCGAACCGGTGGGCCCCGATAAATCCTACAGCCTGGCTGCAGGAGCTCGCGACGGCCAACCCGCCGACCAGATTCACCGCGTCAAACGATGCCACGTTACCAAGCAAATCGGACTGACCACGCATGATGCGGTCCGCCATTACTTGGCACAACGTGGCGATGTCACCGAGACCGGAAAACCGCCGGTACAGTGTGTGGTGCGTCCTGATGTGTTGCGTTCGCAATATCTGGCATTCATCAAGGAACGTCAACAAGAACGCGAAGCGGAGATGCAGGGTGCAGATTCCCCGGCTGATCCCAAAACCAGTATTAGTCCCTCCGTAGATTCCAATGAAAAAGAACCTCATGAAAAGGAAATGAATGATGAATAA
- a CDS encoding thioredoxin family protein — protein sequence MKTLHQPMRSGLISILVVAIMMLAVMVTAIWVYRGGVVPGAIPDSGATLAIESASGDESHVARREPVDGNPKEEVNVAVTAAERVPETEAVWESDYEEAIAKARTLKRPVLIDFAASWCVPCRMMDKHVWPDAAVQQAL from the coding sequence ATGAAAACATTACATCAACCGATGCGGTCTGGACTCATTTCAATCTTGGTCGTTGCGATCATGATGTTGGCTGTCATGGTCACCGCGATTTGGGTCTATCGCGGTGGCGTCGTTCCTGGTGCGATCCCCGACTCGGGGGCGACGCTAGCCATCGAGTCGGCCAGTGGTGACGAAAGCCACGTGGCAAGGCGTGAACCGGTTGACGGGAATCCCAAAGAAGAGGTGAACGTCGCGGTGACAGCGGCGGAAAGAGTCCCGGAAACCGAAGCGGTGTGGGAGAGCGACTACGAGGAAGCAATTGCCAAGGCCCGAACGTTGAAACGACCGGTGCTGATCGACTTTGCCGCCTCGTGGTGTGTACCCTGCCGAATGATGGACAAGCATGTCTGGCCCGATGCCGCGGTTCAGCAAGCGTTGTAG
- a CDS encoding glutamate synthase subunit beta: MGKPTGFKEFDRKKVAWRLPVVRINDYDEIYTEPRVEHLREQGARCMDCGVPFCQSSSGCPIDNLIPEWNDLVYNDRWKEAIERLHRTNNFPEFTGRVCPAPCEGSCVLGITNPPVTIKNIENAIVDRAWEEGWIHPEPPTSRTGKKVAIVGSGPAGLTAADQLNKVGHEVTVYERADRIGGLLQYGIPNMKLSKQVIQRRIDKMTAEGIKFVTGVNVGEDIDAKELTNDFDAVLLACGATKPRDLPIANRDANGVHFAMEFLTANTQQSVHGDSLGDAFISAEGKDVIVIGGGDTGTDCIGTSIRHGCRSLVNFELLPQPPEDRAPDNPWPEWPRIFRVDYGHEEASAKFGRDPREYQILSKEFLKDEAGNLRGIKTVQVQWTKGDDGGWKMAEVEGSEKEWPAQLILLAMGFLGPEQYIAKSLGIEVDPRSNYQATHGEFTTSIDGVFAAGDCRRGQSLVVWAINEGRGAARAIDIYLEGSSSLPAPGTTMGTSMEVS, translated from the coding sequence ATGGGAAAGCCAACCGGATTCAAAGAGTTTGATCGCAAAAAAGTCGCTTGGCGACTGCCCGTCGTTCGTATCAACGATTACGACGAAATCTATACCGAACCACGAGTCGAGCATCTGCGTGAACAAGGCGCACGATGCATGGATTGTGGCGTGCCGTTTTGCCAATCCAGCAGCGGATGCCCGATCGACAATCTGATCCCTGAATGGAACGACTTGGTCTACAACGATCGCTGGAAAGAAGCGATCGAACGACTTCACCGAACCAACAATTTCCCCGAGTTCACCGGCCGTGTGTGCCCGGCTCCGTGCGAAGGTTCGTGCGTGCTAGGCATCACGAATCCGCCGGTGACGATCAAAAACATCGAAAATGCAATCGTTGATCGCGCGTGGGAAGAAGGTTGGATCCATCCGGAACCGCCAACCTCTCGCACCGGAAAGAAGGTTGCGATTGTCGGCAGCGGACCGGCCGGTTTGACAGCCGCGGATCAATTGAACAAGGTTGGTCACGAAGTCACGGTCTATGAACGAGCCGACCGCATCGGTGGATTGCTGCAATACGGCATCCCCAACATGAAACTTTCCAAGCAAGTGATCCAGCGGCGGATCGACAAGATGACCGCTGAAGGCATTAAATTCGTCACCGGCGTGAACGTTGGCGAAGACATTGATGCCAAGGAATTGACCAACGACTTTGACGCAGTGCTGTTGGCCTGTGGTGCGACCAAGCCTCGTGATTTGCCGATCGCAAACCGCGATGCCAATGGCGTTCACTTTGCCATGGAATTCTTGACCGCCAATACGCAGCAAAGCGTGCATGGCGATTCGCTTGGCGATGCATTCATCAGCGCCGAAGGCAAAGACGTGATCGTGATCGGCGGTGGTGACACCGGTACCGACTGTATCGGCACGAGCATTCGCCATGGTTGCCGAAGCCTGGTGAACTTTGAACTGTTGCCACAACCGCCCGAAGATCGTGCTCCGGACAACCCATGGCCTGAATGGCCGCGTATCTTCCGTGTCGATTACGGACATGAAGAAGCAAGTGCCAAGTTCGGTCGCGACCCTCGTGAATACCAAATCCTTAGCAAGGAATTCCTCAAGGACGAAGCCGGCAATTTGCGTGGCATCAAAACGGTCCAAGTGCAGTGGACCAAGGGAGACGACGGCGGCTGGAAGATGGCCGAAGTCGAAGGCAGCGAGAAGGAGTGGCCGGCACAGTTGATTTTGTTGGCGATGGGCTTCTTGGGGCCTGAGCAATACATCGCAAAATCGCTCGGCATCGAAGTCGATCCACGCAGCAATTACCAAGCGACGCATGGTGAATTTACCACCAGCATCGACGGGGTCTTTGCCGCAGGCGATTGCCGTCGTGGCCAAAGCTTGGTCGTGTGGGCGATCAACGAAGGCCGCGGTGCGGCACGTGCGATCGACATCTACTTGGAAGGCTCGAGTTCGCTGCCCGCCCCTGGCACGACGATGGGCACTTCGATGGAAGTCAGCTAA
- a CDS encoding DsrE family protein, whose protein sequence is MMNKFFTTTLASLMVLAVSVTLPAFAASPTDSPSAQSNSDPANRPVIGLQYEGPIKVVYQCTRDEWKEGVSKPLLYLKKLRGYYAKQGIDPEQLDLRAVFHGDASTHVLTDEAWNRVKQTDTGNPNTKLLAELKQMGVHVEFCDSRRQKEGWAKADIHPDVMLAEAAFARVIDLQHQGYAYIRF, encoded by the coding sequence ATGATGAATAAGTTTTTCACGACCACGCTTGCGTCGCTTATGGTACTTGCCGTGAGTGTTACTTTGCCGGCATTCGCAGCATCGCCGACGGACAGTCCTTCGGCCCAATCGAATTCCGACCCCGCAAATCGGCCCGTCATTGGGCTGCAGTATGAAGGCCCGATCAAGGTTGTCTATCAATGCACCCGAGACGAATGGAAAGAGGGGGTCAGTAAGCCGCTGCTCTATCTGAAGAAGCTTCGCGGTTACTATGCGAAGCAAGGCATCGATCCGGAGCAACTCGATTTGCGAGCTGTTTTCCACGGAGACGCGTCGACTCATGTGTTAACGGACGAAGCTTGGAACCGAGTCAAGCAAACCGATACGGGTAACCCCAATACAAAGCTACTTGCAGAGCTGAAACAGATGGGAGTTCACGTCGAATTTTGTGATTCACGGCGTCAAAAGGAAGGATGGGCGAAAGCGGATATCCATCCCGATGTGATGCTTGCCGAAGCGGCGTTTGCCCGAGTGATCGATTTGCAGCACCAAGGTTATGCCTACATTCGTTTCTAA